CTCAGGCCGTGAAGGGTCTCGCTCAGTGTACTCTCCACTTCGCCGGCATCCAGCAGCTTCGCCACTTCATTGAGGATCTCGCCCTGACGCGCCATATCGGCGGTCTGGTACATGCTGCGGGTGTACATAAACTCCCAGTGCAGCGCGGCGGATTTCAGCTTCAGCGCATCCTGATCCAGCGGGTGCGCATTCTCCACGATGCTGCAAATATGTCCCTGCGGCGCGATAAGCTCGCTCACTGCCGCCCAGTGACCGTCGGTGTCATTCAGGATAAAAATATAATCGACGAACTTAATCCCCTCTTTTGCGAGCTCACCCGGCAGATCGTGATAATTCACTACCAGATCGGCACCGCGATCGCGACACCACTGCGCGGAATCTTCACGCGAGGCGGTGGCGATAATTTTCACCTTGCTGTGCAGACGGGCGAACGGAATGGCCAGCGAGCCCACGCCGCCCGCGCCGCCGATAATCAGCAGCGTTTTCTCTTCCCCGGCGTCCTGAATCGCCAGACGCTCGAATAAACCTTCCCACGCGGTCAGCGCCGTTAGCGGAATAGCCGCCGCCGCGGCCCACGGGAGCGTACGAGGCTTATGCCCCACGATGCGCGAATCGATCAGCTGATGGCTGGCGTTGCTGCCAGAGCGGGTAATATCGCCAGCGTAATAAACTTCATCGCCGGGTTTAAAACCGCTGACCTTGCCGCCGACGGCTGTCACCACGCCGCTGGCGTCCCAGCCCAGCACGCGCGGCTCCTGCAAACCGTTTTTCTGCAGGTTTGCATGCACTTTAGTATCCACCGGGTTGATGGAAACCGCTTTGATTTCCACCAGCAGATCGTAATCGCCGGGCTGCGGCATCGGCTGGGTGATCTCAATAAAGTGTTGCGGGGCGTCCGGGTTAACGGCAATCGCTTTAACAGACATATCAGGTTCCTTTCAGTGTATTCAGAGAAGTATGTGTTGACTGTAGTCTATTCATGCCGGAGGAGGGTGATAAGATGGACAATCCAGAACGGCGTGTTCGTGAGAGATGAACAATCATGTTTAAGCAATTGCAGGATATGGCGCTTTTCGCGCTGGTCGCGGAGACGGGCAGCTTCACGGCGGCGGCGCAGAAGGCGGGGCTGCCGAAGTCCAGCGTCAGCCAGCGCATCAGCCAGCTTGAGGCGCATGTCGGGCTGCGGCTGCTTAATCGCACCACGCGCAAGCTCAGCCTGACGTTTGCGGGCGAGCACTATCTGGTGCACTGCCGTGAAATGCTGGATGCCAGCGAACGCGCCGATCTCGCCGTGCAGCGCCTGCGCGACAACCCCAGCGGCAGGCTGCGCATCACCAGCCCGGCAGGCATCGGCGCGACGCTGCTGGCGCGCATGAACGCTGAATTTCTCGCGAAATACCCGGATATCACACTGGAGGTGTTTATCTCCGATGACGTGCGGGATCTCGTTATGGAAGGGTTTGACGTGGCGCTGCGCACCGGTAAACCGCAGGATTCCTCGCTGATTGGCCGCAAGATCGGCCACTGCCCGCGTTATTTGCTCGCTTCGCCAGCCTATCTGGCGCAGCACCCGACGCTGACGCACCCGGCGCAGCTGGCGGATCACCGCGTGATTATTCATCGCGCCTGGGCGGAGTGGCTGCTCCAGCGCGACCGCGAGCTTTACCGCTGCCATCTGAATCAGATGCACCAGACCGATAATCTCCTTTACGCCCGCGAAAGCGCGCTGGCCGGTGCCGGGATCACGCTGCTGCCCGCTTTTCTGCTTGATGATTCGCTGACACAAGGCGCGCTGGTCAGTGTCCTGCCGGAGTGGACCGTTACGGGCAACGATCTTTATCTGGTATATCCTGGGCGCAAACTCAACGCCCCCGCGCTGGTCAGCTATATCAACTTTGCACTGGAGTACGAAGGAGTGACTCAGTATTACGATAAATTATCAGTTTGAGTCGCAAAATGCATATTTTAAGAAACTTTATGGATAAAAATGGATAAATGAAAAGTATGAAAACGTCATTGCTCTAAAAAAAGAAACCCATAATAAGTTATTTATGGAGATGATGATTTGTGATATTTTACGTGTCTGAGTTATTGTAAAAGCCTTCCGTTGTCGTAATGATAATTACGGGTAATAAAAAACAAACTTTGATTGTTTATGATGATAATCACGCGAGCAGTTATGCGCGTGTCGTTATTTATTTCTTCGGCAGGTATGTATTTTAAAACAATCTGTTATGGGAATGTCCCATTGCGGTAGGCTGTTCACAATAATCTAACCAGGAACTGTTTATGAAACGGCATGGACTGGATGTCCAGCGCGCCACTGTACTGGCGCTTTTTTTAAGGGAAATTAAAACACGCTTCGGCAAGTTCCGCCTGGGCTACTGCTGGGCGCTGCTTGAGCCGTTACTGCATCTCGTAATGTTGCTGTTTGTTCTGGATTTTGTGATGGAACGAACCCTGCCGGATATCTCATTTCCTGTCTTTTTATTAAGCGGCATTATTCCCTATTTTATCTTTAGCCATATTACGGGGCGCGCTATTAACGCCATTGAAGCGAATCAGGGGCTTTTTAATTATCGGCCGGTAAAACCCATTGATACGATAATTGCGAGAACGTTACTGGAAGC
This DNA window, taken from Cronobacter universalis NCTC 9529, encodes the following:
- a CDS encoding zinc-binding alcohol dehydrogenase family protein; this translates as MSVKAIAVNPDAPQHFIEITQPMPQPGDYDLLVEIKAVSINPVDTKVHANLQKNGLQEPRVLGWDASGVVTAVGGKVSGFKPGDEVYYAGDITRSGSNASHQLIDSRIVGHKPRTLPWAAAAAIPLTALTAWEGLFERLAIQDAGEEKTLLIIGGAGGVGSLAIPFARLHSKVKIIATASREDSAQWCRDRGADLVVNYHDLPGELAKEGIKFVDYIFILNDTDGHWAAVSELIAPQGHICSIVENAHPLDQDALKLKSAALHWEFMYTRSMYQTADMARQGEILNEVAKLLDAGEVESTLSETLHGLSVESISKAHEKVLEGHMRGKVVVEF
- a CDS encoding LysR family transcriptional regulator, producing the protein MFKQLQDMALFALVAETGSFTAAAQKAGLPKSSVSQRISQLEAHVGLRLLNRTTRKLSLTFAGEHYLVHCREMLDASERADLAVQRLRDNPSGRLRITSPAGIGATLLARMNAEFLAKYPDITLEVFISDDVRDLVMEGFDVALRTGKPQDSSLIGRKIGHCPRYLLASPAYLAQHPTLTHPAQLADHRVIIHRAWAEWLLQRDRELYRCHLNQMHQTDNLLYARESALAGAGITLLPAFLLDDSLTQGALVSVLPEWTVTGNDLYLVYPGRKLNAPALVSYINFALEYEGVTQYYDKLSV